A single region of the Pseudomonas solani genome encodes:
- a CDS encoding CobW family GTP-binding protein — MMDERIAVTVVAGFLGAGKTTLLNRMVQRAGDSRLAVIVNDFGALNIDAALVAEVTDAVYSLQNGCICCTVQEDLLAQLASLARLQPRLQRIVIECSGVSDPQRIVQTLAYPQLRSLLRLDLVITLVDATRHLELDGEYARLARAQVAAADVLLLNKTDLVDAEELERLREALPARALLHVGVQADLPDALWLDAGAPSRTPGALTPVATADHGQLFESWVWEGEGRFEAQRLRAWLAGLPDALFRLKGWVRLEAGEGPLWLQQVGRRSQFSPVSGAVDDGMRLVFIARRGFAGREALESGLRACLR, encoded by the coding sequence ATGATGGACGAGCGCATCGCGGTCACGGTGGTGGCGGGCTTTCTCGGAGCCGGCAAGACCACCTTGCTCAATCGCATGGTGCAGCGCGCGGGGGATAGCCGGCTGGCGGTGATCGTCAACGACTTCGGCGCGCTGAACATCGATGCGGCGCTGGTGGCCGAGGTCACCGATGCGGTGTACAGCCTGCAGAACGGTTGCATCTGCTGCACGGTGCAGGAGGACCTGCTGGCCCAGCTCGCCAGCCTGGCGCGGTTGCAGCCGCGCCTGCAGCGCATCGTCATCGAGTGCAGCGGCGTCTCCGACCCGCAACGCATCGTGCAGACCCTGGCTTATCCACAGCTGCGCAGCCTGCTGCGGCTGGACCTGGTCATCACCCTGGTGGACGCCACCCGGCACCTGGAACTGGACGGCGAATACGCGCGGCTGGCCCGTGCCCAGGTGGCGGCAGCCGATGTGCTGCTGCTGAACAAGACCGACTTGGTGGACGCGGAGGAACTGGAACGCCTGCGCGAAGCACTGCCGGCGCGGGCGTTGCTGCATGTCGGGGTGCAGGCCGATCTGCCGGATGCGCTGTGGCTGGATGCTGGCGCACCGAGCCGTACGCCCGGCGCACTGACGCCGGTGGCGACGGCGGACCATGGGCAGTTGTTCGAGTCCTGGGTCTGGGAAGGCGAGGGGCGCTTCGAGGCCCAGCGCCTGAGGGCCTGGCTGGCCGGCCTGCCGGACGCGCTGTTCCGCCTCAAGGGCTGGGTGCGCCTGGAGGCTGGCGAGGGGCCGCTGTGGTTGCAGCAGGTGGGCCGGCGCAGCCAGTTCAGCCCGGTGAGCGGGGCGGTGGATGACGGCATGCGCCTGGTGTTCATCGCCCGGCGTGGGTTCGCCGGGCGCGAGGCGCTGGAAAGCGGCTTGCGCGCCTGCCTGCGCTGA
- a CDS encoding polyamine ABC transporter substrate-binding protein, translated as MPRFLAPLLFALLPTLASAEDTIRVYNWNDYIAPQVLKDFEQQTGIRVDYHTFSSAEELQKIMASGEAIDIVVPSHNNLPELIKAGRLQALDFSRLPNRQHLDKQLLSKLAAVDPNNQHAVPYLWGAVGLAVNTPQAEKAYGGPLPPSWSVLFEPEQSKRLASCGMSVLDAPDEALSILMTYQGRTLARTAPSRLKRSAELLTGLRPNLRYIDSERYIEDLNKGQLCVAMAWVGDALNAAAAGQPVRFVVPDEGSVLFIDNLAIPTSANRADLAHRFIDFMMQPKVAAQITTETLYPNGNADAREFLAAGLRDQPGLYPDKETKRRLFALESLPDKLGATRDQVWAEFRDGH; from the coding sequence ATGCCCCGCTTCCTCGCACCGCTGCTGTTCGCGTTGTTGCCGACCCTGGCCAGCGCTGAAGACACCATCCGCGTCTACAACTGGAACGACTACATCGCCCCCCAGGTGCTCAAGGACTTCGAGCAGCAGACCGGCATCCGCGTGGACTACCACACCTTCTCCAGCGCCGAAGAGCTGCAGAAGATCATGGCAAGCGGCGAGGCCATCGACATCGTCGTGCCCTCCCACAACAACCTCCCCGAACTGATCAAGGCCGGGCGCCTGCAGGCCCTGGACTTCAGCCGCCTGCCCAACCGCCAGCACCTGGACAAGCAGCTGCTGAGCAAGCTCGCCGCCGTCGACCCCAACAACCAGCACGCCGTGCCCTACCTCTGGGGCGCCGTGGGCCTCGCGGTGAACACGCCCCAGGCCGAGAAGGCCTATGGCGGCCCGCTGCCGCCGAGCTGGAGCGTGCTTTTCGAGCCGGAGCAGAGCAAGCGCCTGGCCAGTTGCGGCATGAGCGTGCTCGACGCCCCGGACGAGGCCCTGTCCATCCTCATGACCTACCAGGGCCGCACCCTCGCCCGCACCGCTCCCAGCCGCCTCAAGCGCTCCGCCGAGCTGCTCACCGGCCTGCGGCCGAACCTGCGCTACATCGACAGCGAGCGCTACATCGAAGACCTCAACAAAGGCCAGCTGTGCGTCGCCATGGCCTGGGTCGGTGACGCCCTCAACGCCGCGGCCGCCGGCCAGCCGGTGCGCTTCGTGGTGCCCGACGAGGGCTCGGTGCTGTTCATCGACAACCTCGCCATCCCCACCAGCGCCAACCGCGCCGACCTCGCCCATCGCTTCATCGACTTCATGATGCAGCCCAAGGTCGCCGCGCAGATCACCACTGAAACCCTCTACCCCAACGGCAATGCCGACGCCCGCGAATTCCTCGCCGCCGGCCTGCGTGACCAGCCCGGCCTCTACCCGGACAAGGAAACCAAGCGCCGCCTGTTCGCCCTGGAATCCCTGCCCGACAAGCTTGGCGCCACCCGTGACCAGGTCTGGGCCGAGTTCCGCGACGGCCACTGA
- a CDS encoding glutamine synthetase family protein produces the protein MSVPPRAVQLQEANEFLKEHPEVQFVDLLIADMNGVVRGKRIERASLHKVYEKGINLPASLFALDINGSTVESTGLGLDIGDADRICYPIPGTLCDEPWQKRPTAQLLMTMHEMEGEPFFADPREVLRQVVAKFDDLGLTICAAFELEFYLIDQENVNGRPQPPRSPISGKRPQSTQVYLIDDLDEYADCLQDILEGARVQGIPADAIVKESAPAQFEVNLHHVADPIKACDYAVLLKRLVKNIAYDHEMDTTFMAKPYPGQAGNGLHVHISLLDKHGKNIFASEDPEQNAALRHALGGVLETLPASMAFLCPNVNSYRRFGAQFYVPNAPSWGLDNRTVALRVPTGSADAVRIEHRVAGADANPYLMMASILAGVHHGLTNQIEPGAPIEGNSYEQLEQSLPNNLRDALRELDDSEILAKYISPDYIDIFVACKESELEEFEHSISDLEYNWYLHTV, from the coding sequence ATGTCGGTACCCCCGCGTGCCGTTCAGCTTCAAGAAGCGAACGAGTTCCTTAAGGAACATCCTGAGGTCCAGTTCGTCGACCTCCTGATCGCAGATATGAATGGAGTAGTCCGAGGCAAGCGAATCGAACGCGCCAGCCTCCACAAAGTTTACGAAAAAGGCATCAACCTCCCCGCTTCCTTATTCGCCCTCGATATCAACGGCTCCACCGTTGAAAGCACCGGCCTCGGCCTGGACATCGGCGACGCCGATCGTATCTGCTACCCGATCCCCGGCACCCTGTGCGACGAGCCCTGGCAGAAGCGCCCCACCGCGCAACTGCTGATGACCATGCACGAGATGGAAGGCGAGCCCTTCTTCGCCGACCCGCGCGAAGTGCTGCGCCAGGTCGTCGCGAAGTTCGACGATCTCGGCCTGACCATCTGCGCCGCGTTCGAGCTCGAGTTCTACCTGATCGACCAGGAGAACGTGAACGGCCGTCCGCAGCCGCCGCGCTCCCCGATCTCCGGTAAGCGCCCGCAGTCCACCCAGGTCTACCTGATTGACGATCTCGACGAGTACGCCGACTGCCTGCAGGACATCCTCGAAGGCGCCAGGGTCCAGGGCATCCCGGCCGACGCCATCGTCAAGGAAAGCGCCCCGGCCCAGTTCGAGGTCAACCTCCACCACGTGGCGGACCCGATCAAGGCCTGCGACTACGCCGTGCTGCTCAAGCGCCTGGTGAAGAACATCGCGTATGACCACGAGATGGACACCACCTTCATGGCCAAGCCCTACCCGGGTCAGGCCGGCAACGGTCTGCACGTCCATATCTCGCTGCTGGACAAGCATGGCAAGAACATCTTCGCCAGCGAGGATCCCGAGCAGAACGCCGCATTGCGCCATGCGCTCGGCGGTGTGCTCGAGACCCTACCCGCTTCCATGGCCTTCCTCTGCCCGAACGTGAACTCCTACCGCCGCTTCGGCGCGCAGTTCTACGTGCCGAACGCACCGAGCTGGGGTCTGGACAACCGTACCGTCGCCCTGCGCGTGCCCACCGGCAGCGCGGATGCGGTGCGTATCGAACACCGCGTAGCCGGTGCCGATGCCAACCCGTACCTGATGATGGCGTCGATCCTGGCGGGCGTGCACCACGGCCTGACCAACCAGATCGAACCCGGCGCCCCCATCGAAGGCAACTCGTACGAGCAGTTGGAGCAGAGCCTGCCGAACAACCTGCGTGATGCACTGCGCGAGTTGGACGACAGCGAAATCCTGGCCAAGTACATCAGCCCGGATTACATCGACATCTTCGTCGCGTGCAAGGAAAGCGAGCTGGAGGAGTTCGAACACTCCATCTCCGACCTCGAATACAACTGGTACCTGCATACCGTGTAA
- a CDS encoding gamma-glutamyl-gamma-aminobutyrate hydrolase family protein, whose amino-acid sequence MSRLPFIGVTACTKQIGLHPYHIAGDKYLRAVALGAGGVPLIIPALGELLDTTSLLASLDGLLFTGSPSNVEPHLYSGPASEPGTLHDPQRDGTTLALMRAAVAAGVPVLGICRGFQEMNVAFGGTLHQKVHAVVGLMDHREPADEPLEVQYAPRHPVQIQPGGILAGIGLPAEILVNSIHGQGVERLAPGLHVEALAPDGLVESCSVVGAKSFALGVQWHPEWQVRSNPDYLAIFQAFGEACRKRAGQR is encoded by the coding sequence ATGTCTCGCCTGCCGTTCATCGGCGTCACCGCCTGCACCAAGCAGATCGGTCTGCATCCCTACCATATAGCGGGTGACAAGTATCTTCGTGCGGTAGCCCTTGGCGCCGGCGGGGTTCCGCTGATTATTCCGGCTCTCGGCGAGCTCCTCGACACGACATCCCTTCTGGCCAGTCTAGACGGCTTGCTGTTCACCGGCTCACCTTCCAACGTCGAACCCCATCTTTATTCAGGCCCGGCCAGCGAGCCCGGCACCCTCCACGACCCGCAGCGCGATGGCACCACGCTTGCGCTGATGCGCGCCGCCGTGGCCGCCGGTGTGCCCGTGCTCGGCATCTGCCGGGGCTTCCAGGAAATGAACGTGGCCTTCGGCGGCACCCTGCACCAGAAGGTGCATGCGGTCGTAGGTCTCATGGATCACCGCGAGCCGGCCGATGAGCCGCTCGAGGTGCAGTATGCACCCCGCCACCCCGTGCAGATCCAGCCGGGTGGCATCCTCGCGGGCATCGGCTTGCCGGCGGAGATTCTCGTAAATTCCATTCATGGCCAGGGCGTTGAACGTCTGGCGCCGGGCCTTCACGTAGAAGCGCTGGCGCCTGACGGGTTGGTCGAATCCTGCTCGGTCGTCGGCGCGAAGAGTTTCGCGCTCGGAGTACAGTGGCACCCCGAGTGGCAGGTTCGTTCCAATCCCGATTATCTCGCCATCTTCCAGGCCTTTGGTGAGGCTTGCAGGAAGAGGGCGGGGCAACGCTGA
- a CDS encoding glutamine synthetase family protein, with translation MTTKLDQLTSWLKERKITEVECLISDLTGIARGKISPTNKFLDEKGMRLPESVLLQTVTGDYVEDDVYYELLDPADIDMVCRPDENAVFLVPWALEPTAMVIHDTFDKMGNPIELSPRNILKKVLKLYADKGWRPIVAPEMEFYLTKRSDDPDYPLQAPIGRSGRPETGRQSFSIDAANEFDPLFEDMYDWCEAQDLDLDTLIHEEGPAQMEINFRHGEALSLADQITVFKRTMREAALKHNVAATFMAKPITDQPGSAMHLHQSVVDIKTGKNIFSNEDGSMSELFLHHIGGLQKFIPELLPLFAPNVNSFRRFLPDTSAPVNVEWGEENRTVGLRVPDATPQNRRVENRLAGADANPYLAIAASLLCGYIGMVEQIKPSAQVKGRGYERRNLRLPLTLEDALERLENCKPLEKFLGAKFISAYVAVKRAEHENFKRVISSWEREFLLLSV, from the coding sequence ATGACTACCAAGTTGGACCAGCTCACAAGCTGGTTGAAAGAACGCAAAATCACCGAAGTTGAATGCTTGATCAGCGATCTTACCGGCATTGCCCGGGGCAAGATTTCGCCGACCAACAAGTTCCTCGACGAGAAGGGCATGCGCCTCCCCGAGAGCGTGCTGCTGCAGACCGTCACCGGCGACTATGTCGAGGACGACGTTTATTACGAGCTGCTGGACCCTGCCGATATCGACATGGTCTGCCGCCCGGACGAGAACGCCGTGTTCCTCGTGCCCTGGGCGCTGGAACCCACCGCGATGGTGATCCACGACACCTTCGACAAGATGGGCAACCCCATCGAGCTGTCGCCGCGCAACATCCTCAAGAAAGTGCTCAAGCTCTACGCCGACAAGGGCTGGCGCCCGATCGTCGCGCCGGAGATGGAGTTCTACCTGACCAAGCGCAGCGACGACCCCGACTACCCGCTGCAGGCGCCGATCGGTCGTTCCGGCCGTCCGGAAACCGGCCGCCAGTCCTTCTCCATCGACGCGGCGAACGAATTCGACCCGCTGTTCGAGGACATGTACGACTGGTGCGAAGCCCAGGACCTGGACCTGGACACCCTCATCCACGAGGAAGGCCCGGCGCAGATGGAGATCAACTTCCGTCACGGCGAAGCCCTGTCCCTGGCCGACCAGATCACCGTATTCAAGCGCACCATGCGCGAGGCCGCGCTGAAACATAACGTTGCCGCCACCTTCATGGCCAAGCCGATCACCGACCAGCCGGGCAGTGCCATGCACCTGCACCAGAGCGTGGTGGACATCAAGACCGGCAAGAACATCTTCTCCAATGAAGATGGCTCCATGAGCGAGCTGTTCCTGCACCACATCGGTGGCCTGCAGAAGTTCATCCCCGAGCTGCTGCCGCTGTTCGCCCCGAACGTGAACTCCTTCCGCCGCTTCCTGCCCGACACCTCGGCGCCGGTGAACGTGGAATGGGGCGAGGAGAACCGCACCGTGGGCCTGCGCGTCCCGGATGCCACCCCGCAGAACCGCCGCGTGGAGAACCGCCTGGCCGGTGCCGATGCCAACCCCTACCTGGCGATCGCTGCCAGCCTGCTGTGCGGCTATATAGGCATGGTCGAGCAGATCAAGCCGAGCGCACAGGTGAAGGGCCGTGGTTACGAGCGTCGCAACCTGCGTCTGCCGCTGACCCTCGAAGACGCCCTCGAGCGCCTGGAGAACTGCAAGCCCCTGGAGAAATTCCTGGGTGCCAAGTTCATCAGCGCCTACGTCGCGGTGAAACGCGCCGAGCACGAGAACTTCAAGCGGGTCATCAGCTCCTGGGAGCGTGAATTCCTGCTGCTTTCCGTCTGA